One Oenanthe melanoleuca isolate GR-GAL-2019-014 chromosome 3, OMel1.0, whole genome shotgun sequence DNA segment encodes these proteins:
- the LOC130250523 gene encoding acrosin-like: MNGLGLLVLLTVPGLAHGLWDNCGGSCGLRAPIPAYAPMTYSYGNVAYDYGSTRIVGGTGAKPGSWPWIVSLQHPWAPHLGHFCGGSLISTQWVLTAAHCFDDYNNITRMYVVIGATQFTQPGPAAVVRSVRQVLRHPYYNPGNMKYDIAILELDHPVQCNPYIQLACVAHPTLKISDLNNCWIAGWGEVTAKSAEEGDLLQEAKVQLIDAQLCNTSDWYAGKVHIHNLCAGYPQGKIDSCQGDSGGPLMCQDKNADYWWVVGVTSWGRGCARAKKPGVYTSTQYFYDWIDLNMHEGPVENAS, translated from the exons ATGAATGGGCTCGGCCTCCTCGTCCTGCTCACCGTGCCTGGGCTGGCACACGGCTTATGGGACAACTGTGG AGGGAGCTGCGGGCTCCGAGCTCCAATACCTGCCTACGCCCCCATGACTTATTCCTATGGCAACGTGGCTTATGACTACGGCTCGACACGCATCGTGGGCGGCACAGGTGCCAAGCCAGGGTCCTGGCCATGGATCGTCAGcctgcagcacccctgggcACCACACTTGGGGCATTTCTGTGGAGGGTCCCTCATCAGCACACAGTGGGTCCTCACAGCAGCTCACTGCTTCGACGACTATAA TAACATCACCAGGATGTATGTGGTGATTGGAGCCACCCAGTTCACTCAGCCAGGCCCTGCGGCCGTAGTTCGCAGTGTCAGGCAGGTGCTGAGACATCCATACTACAATCCTGGCAACATGAAATATGATATTGCCATTCTGGAATTGGATCATCCCGTCCAGTGCAACCCCTACATCCAGCTGGCCTGTGTGGCTCACCCCACCCTAAAAATCTCAGATCTCAACAACTGCTGGATTGCTGGATGGGGTGAAGTTACTGCAAAAT ctgcagaggaaggtgATCTCCTCCAGGAAGCCAAGGTCCAGCTAATCGATGCCCAGCTCTGCAACACCAGTGACTGGTATGCAGGGAAAGTCCACATCCACAACTTGTGTGCTGGTTATCCACAGGGCAAAATCGACTCCTGCCAG ggtgacagCGGTGGTCCTCTCATGTGCCAGGACAAGAATGCTGACTACTGGTGGGTTGTTGGAGTGACCAGCTGGGgaagaggctgtgccagggcaaaGAAGCCTGGCGTCTACACCTCTACTCAGTACTTCTATGACTGGATTGATCTCAACATGCATGAAGGCCCAGTTGAAAATGCTTCTTGA